The genomic region CTCTACAACCAGCCAGTTGATTAGATGATCGATCATGCTTACTGATCCTGATAACAGATCCCTATTTCCCTCTCTCAGGTGGAGACTGTGTTTGGCTCTCCCAACGTGACGGTGGGCTACCACGTAATTGGAGCAGACATGGTGTACCCGCCCTCTGTGGTGGTCGAGGCACTTCATTCCTACGGCCGGGATAGGCTGATGGGTGACGTGCGACAGTTTGTCCCCATGGTAACGGCGCTGCCCAACACAGCCACACCATGGAAACCCAGCCCAGCTATCAGCCTCCAGCTCAAAACAGGTCTGATGGTTTAGACTGGAGGAATATGTTTAAGATCATGTTGTTTTTCTTTCACTTATACAAGACACATTATTAAGGAGGCTGCAGGACATTAGTCTActctgtgttcatataccagacatgttattaagAAGGCTGCAGGACATTAGGctgctctgtgttcatataccagacatgttattaaggaggctgcaggacattcgtctgctctgtgttcatataccagacatgttattaaggaggctgcaggacattagtctgctctgtgttcatataccagacatgttattaagaaggctgcaggacattagtctgctctgtgttcatataccagacatgttattaagaaggctgcaggacattagtctgctctgtgttcatataccagacatgttattaaggaggctgcaggacattggtctgctctgtgttcatataccagacatgttattaaggaggctgcaggacatttgtctgctctgtgttcatataccagacatgttattaaggaggctgcaggacattcgtctgctctgtgttcatataccagacatgttattaaggaggctgcaggacattagtctgctctgtgttcatataccagacatgttattaaggaggctgcaggacattgatctgctctgtgttcatataccagacatgttattaaggaggctgcaggacatttgtctgctctgtgttcatataccagacatgttattaaggaggctgcaggacattagtctgctctgtgttcatataccagacatgttattaaggaggctgcaggacattagtctgctctgtgttcatataccagacatgttattaaggaggctgcaggacattagtctgctctgtgttcatataccagacatgttattaaggagactgcaggacattagtctgctctgtgttcatataccagacatgttattaaggagGCTGCAGGACATTGGTCTGCCctgtgttcatataccagacatgttattaaggaggctgcaggacatttgtctgctctgtgttcatataccagacatgttattaaggaggctgcaggacattagtctgctctgtgttcatataccagacatgttattaaggagGCTGCAGGACATTCGTCTGCTCTGTGTTCACATACCTGACATGTTATTAAGGAGGCTGCAGGACATTagtctgctctgtgttcatataccagacatgttattaaggagactgcaggacattagtctgctctgtgttcatataccagacatgttattaaggagGCTGCAGGACATTAGTCTGCTCTGTGTTCACATACCTGACATGTTATTAAGGAGGCTGCAGGACATTagtctgctctgtgttcatataccagacatgttattaaggaggctgcaggacattcgtctgctctgtgttcatataccagacatgttattaaggaggctgcaggacattcgtctgctctgtgttcatatacAAGCTCATATTGATGGGGTTGAGTATTGATCTACAGTTACTCTTCATGTTCTATGATCTCAATgggtgttctctgtgtgttccagTTTTGCGCTTCGTAGGTCCAGGAGATGACCCGCGTTCCTGTCGGTTCTCGCAGATGATGGAACAGAGGCTGGAGAACGTGTTCTCTGAGGCCCAGGCCAAAGTCCTGGACGTCCACACCAGACTCTCTGTCCAGGTAGAGATATTATAGTACAATGGCCTCCTCCTCACTCAGTAACCCTGTGACCTGTGGAGGTGGTGACTTCATGTGTacgtggtcctctgtagctcagttggtagagcatggtgcttgcaactccaggatagtgggtttgattcctggtacctcctgtataccaAATGTGTCTGTAAATGGCTTCTATTTGGTATGAGTAGAAAGTATGTGAAGACAGTATGTTGTCTTTCTGCTCTTCATGATGTCCTTGTTACTGGTCCCAGCAGGGCAGTAATACAGTTCTATGGTTTTGTATTGTATACACATAGCCTAATCTCTAGATACTCTTATCAAAGCTTCCCACCACAGATCAATTATTTATTGTTTGTATCAGGataaaggtaagacccagatgcagaccgtgtTGAAGTGACAATGTTTATACAGCAATAAGGGCAAAGGTTCAGGGGCTCAggggcaggctcaggggcaggcagagtggtcaggcaggcaggcagagtggtcaggcgggcaggctcaggggcaggcagagttgTTTTGGCTTATTTTAGATGTTATGACATTAAACTTCAGTACAAACAAATTCAAAGAGTCTAAATATGGGTCGTCCGATTGGTCATTTTGATGTGTGGCACAGTTAGTGTGGATTAAATCTCAAAGCATTTTGCTCCTACCGTTTCCACAGACACAGCTCTGCAGTTGAAGAGGTTTGACACGAGCAAAGAAAAATGCAAGCTGTGTATAACTGGAGCATAATTATCATTCCTAAGTGCATTGTTCATGTGCCATTGTAAATAGAAGCTGTTCTCTGATCTGAACTGATGTGTTTAGGGAGACAGTGTTTGTGTTGTTTTAATGAGCTTCCTAGCTGCCGTGGTAACATGTCCACTATGTTATGTATGTATGTCAAGGTTTAGTTTTTAGGTTTTGTGTAGTTGACGTTATAAACACTTTCACAGTGGCGAATGGCTTGACAGTTTCACTCTTGACAGCCGTTTTAATATCTTCATGGATTTAAGCATATTTTTGTTATGCTAATTATGCCAATACATTTTATACCTCCTCTGTAACTTATTAAACATTAAAGTAGATTGATCTAAATTGAAATTATGTTGTGCAACTTTGtctctatttcccctctctctctatctctctccctctctccatctccctctcgccatctccctctctccatctccctctctccatctccctctctccatctccctctctccatctccctctcgccatctccctctctcccctctcgccatctccctctctccatctccctctctccatctccctctctccatctccctctctccatctccctctctccatctccctctctccatctccctctctccatctccctctctccatctccctctctccatctacctctctccatctcccctctctccatctccctctctccatctccctctccctctccccatctccctctctccatctccctctctccatctccctctctccatctccctctcgtccatctccctctctcgccatctccctctctccatctccctctctccatctccctctcgccatctccctctctccatctccctctctccatctccctctctccatctccctctctccatctccctctctccatctccctctctccatctccctctctccatctccctgtcctctaGATGCTGAGTGTTTCTCAGTCAGTGGGTtctcctgctgtgtctctggTCTACATGGTGAGGAACGGGACCGCCCCTCTCAACGGCACCGCCGCCTCTAACCTCCTGGGTCACCTGACCGCCGAGCTGGTCGGCTACTTCCTGTTCTACCCACCGCTGGTCATTGCTGAACGTAAGTGTCCTAGTGCCTCCTCGATGCCCTCCATCCTCATGATCCACATCAAGTGTCCCCAGAAACAGATCTAGAATCAGGTTACCCCCCCAATCCTAACCGTTACCTTTATTGGGATTCAAATACAAAACTGACCTGAGATCAGA from Oncorhynchus masou masou isolate Uvic2021 unplaced genomic scaffold, UVic_Omas_1.1 unplaced_scaffold_8075, whole genome shotgun sequence harbors:
- the LOC135537525 gene encoding UPF0606 protein KIAA1549L-like; amino-acid sequence: MGDVRQFVPMVTALPNTATPWKPSPAISLQLKTVLRFVGPGDDPRSCRFSQMMEQRLENVFSEAQAKVLDVHTRLSVQMLSVSQSVGSPAVSLVYMVRNGTAPLNGTAASNLLGHLTAELVGYFLFYPPLVIAERKCPSASSMPSILMIHIKCPQKQI